One segment of uncultured Tolumonas sp. DNA contains the following:
- the metF gene encoding methylenetetrahydrofolate reductase, translating into MSFDSARQVEALNQNLAELNGDINVSFEFFPPATESMELTLWNSIERLSKLKPKFVSVTYGANSGTRDRTHSIIKDIKERTGLIAAPHLTCVDATRDELRTIAKDYWDNGIRNIVALRGDLPAGAGKPEMYADDLVALLKEVADFDISVAAYPEVHPEAKSAQADLLHLKRKIDAGANRAITQFFFDVESYLRFRDRCAAIGIEAEIVPGILPVSNYKNLLKFAGFTNVKIPQWLHQRFEGIADDDQMTRNMVGASIAIDMARVLSREGVKDFHFYTLNRSELTYAICHTLGVRPKA; encoded by the coding sequence CGTTTGAGTTTTTCCCGCCAGCCACTGAAAGCATGGAACTGACGCTGTGGAACTCGATTGAACGCCTGAGCAAACTGAAACCGAAATTTGTCTCAGTCACTTATGGTGCTAACTCCGGCACCCGCGACCGCACGCACAGCATTATCAAAGACATCAAAGAACGTACCGGTCTGATTGCCGCGCCGCACCTGACCTGTGTGGATGCTACTCGTGACGAGCTGCGTACCATTGCCAAAGATTATTGGGATAACGGCATTCGCAACATCGTGGCGCTGCGAGGTGACTTGCCAGCCGGTGCAGGTAAACCAGAAATGTACGCCGATGATCTGGTAGCGTTGCTGAAAGAGGTAGCCGATTTTGATATCTCCGTGGCCGCTTACCCGGAAGTGCACCCAGAAGCGAAAAGCGCACAGGCGGATCTGCTGCACCTGAAACGTAAAATCGATGCCGGTGCCAACCGCGCCATCACTCAGTTCTTCTTTGATGTGGAAAGCTACCTGCGTTTCCGCGATCGTTGTGCCGCGATTGGTATTGAAGCTGAAATCGTGCCGGGCATCCTGCCGGTGTCAAACTACAAAAATCTGCTGAAATTTGCAGGCTTCACCAACGTGAAGATCCCGCAATGGTTGCATCAGCGTTTTGAAGGCATCGCTGATGATGATCAGATGACCCGTAACATGGTCGGTGCCAGCATCGCGATCGACATGGCGCGTGTGCTGTCGCGTGAAGGGGTAAAAGATTTCCACTTCTATACGCTGAACCGCTCGGAACTGACTTACGCCATCTGTCATACTTTGGGTGTGCGCCCGAAAGCGTAA